Part of the Zingiber officinale cultivar Zhangliang chromosome 8A, Zo_v1.1, whole genome shotgun sequence genome, TGGTAAGTTGATAATGGTCTAATACGTCAAAATGTGGTATCCTTCTTGATGGTGAGCCAGGTTAGTTAATGATCGACTTTCTTGCACATTAAAAGGGGAATGCTCTCAAAGACGTTGGACATGCTCTCAAAGACGCTGGACATTATAGGGTGACTTTTAataatttggagatttttattctcttaagttttttttccttgttgaataacttcattttaataatttttcccaagtcatgctttgctttacaacctaaccatccacaagcATTGTCAAGCCTTGGCAGCATATACATGGATTGGTAAGTTTTAGAAATGTTTGATGGAAACTGTgcggatagtttatttttgttccttaatgaaacttctcttcatgcagcaACATGATGAGTGTTCCTACATCATTCTATAAGGCAACTTTAGCAGTTACAACAGGGATATCTGCGCTCTTCAacaacttggctattatatacaagCAACAGGTAGAGTACTATATCTGTCTTTTTCATTGCAATCATTTACTAACAACATGTTCATTGCCATCACGCCCTCGCAATCATGCTTGGTTTTTTGTCAAAAAGTTGGCTACAGCACGTTTATGTTTTAACAGGATACAGTTAGAATGCCATCTAGACTGCTATGAGATTGAAGTGAGAAGGATCATCAGTGATGGATGGTCATTGACCATTTAGTGCAACTACCTCTCATTTTAGTGGGGAAGCATCTGCATTGGCTTTGACAAATacagtttaaaatattttattggatcAAACTTTTCTTAGGGATATGAATTCCAGTTTACTATGtggaatttttgtaaaaatcactTCTCGCTTTTATTTCTTCCTTATTCAATCATGAGATTTTTGTCTGTTTATATTGGCAAGATACTTCCGCTAATTTTGTTAATTTGGTAGATACTAGGCAGCACCTACACAGCTACACTACTAGTTCAACCTTTGCTTCCTGTGTGGATATTCAATCATGAGAATTGCTGCTTTCTGCTAGTTCTTCGCAGACTGCTGCTGATGGTCTTGTCAATAGAGGGAACACATTTAAGGAGATTGGTAGAGTTACTGAAGCAATTCAGGATTATATACGTGCTGTGAATATCAGACCAACTATGCCTGAAGCCCATGCAAATTTGGCTTCAGCTTACAAAGATAGGtaatttcttctttgaatttgtgccggtgttggactatatcagtatcttacatctatgattcttctttctatttatttgtggttgagataattgatgaatgtttctctttttaagcattccaattacttatcttgttacctggtgctcttactgctttttcaactatgatttttggtcttgatttactaatatattatttatgtgtttttacagtttacaaatctcaagtactccagagttgaaattgatgaagtgcggttcaagTGGGCTGAATGTAtgttagattacatttgaagtgcggttctaccttgatgtgttaaaagaatgttctaccttgattttgatatctattagctagcttttgatgtaaaaagaatgtttgggtattttatggatactgttgtaagaagattatttatataatttgtgaatatttgtgtattttatggatattgttgaatgaagaatatttgtataatttgtgaatatttgtgtattttttttctattattttcggtttttcattgtttcggaaatcaaatttgtgctgttaaaaaatatacatattacatcggttttccaccgctgtaaaaccggtgttattaactaatattacatcggtcatttaccgttgccaaaactggtgttattaacatacaatattacatcggttttacaccgttgatgaaacggtgtcgttaagtgatactacaccggttaataaccgattcaaagaccggtgtcgttaagtgatactacaccggttttaacccgatgtctaaaatggcagacttttaacatcgacttcatagacatcggtcgaaaatgaaatagacaccggtggaaaaccgatgtctatgagggtttttgttgtagtgatttatattttgaaatgagaatcactttggtcaaatgttgcattttatatgttaatgcagttgtctatttaatttatattatagataacatggtgtgtggtgccacacagaagatcatgt contains:
- the LOC122011101 gene encoding probable UDP-N-acetylglucosamine--peptide N-acetylglucosaminyltransferase SEC; translated protein: MQVLHNITVAEYFHWNMLRNLAGIYYEQSQLDMAILHYKQAINCDSTFIEAYNNLGNALKDVGHALKDAGHYRSCFALQPNHPQALSSLGSIYMDCNMMSVPTSFYKATLAVTTGISALFNNLAIIYKQQVEIQLECHLDCYEIEVRRIISDGWSLTI